The bacterium nucleotide sequence GAAAGTCACGCTCTCGCCGAAGGGCGCCTCACCCGCGGCGCGGGGAATCACGATCAGATCCTGTCCCGCGACGATCGAGTGGAGTTCGACGCTGGGCGGCATGGGCGAAGCGTTCAGAGCGCGGATGAATGGACCCTCGGGATCGAACTGGTTCAACAAGGCGGTGGGAGCATTCGATGCCAGATAGGTTCCCCGATGCGGCGTGGCCAGGGTGACGATCCGATCGACCCGCGCATCACCACCCATCCGCTGCACATACCAACGCGCAGCCAGGCCACCCATCGAGTGGCCAACGATCGTGACACGCCCTTCCGGCGCGGCGCGCTCGACGAGCCGGCCCACCGCCGCTGCCATGGCTTCGATCGAATCCGGGATACCGAAGTTGCGCGAGCTCTGGGCGTCGTAGCCCATCAGGCGCAGGTAGCCCTGGAGCGGAAAGAAGCTCGCGCGGTTCATCGCCAGCCCGTGAACGAATACGAGCGTATCCACCTCACGCGGCGGCTTCCGCCGCGAACGTGGACGGATGTAGCCGAAGCCGTAGAGCGCCCCCTGTGCGACCCATGAAAGGGCCTCCTTCCCGGGGCGTTCGCGCAGGACACTCATTCCGTGGGTTCCTCGAAGCTTCGCGGCAGACACTCGGGAGCGATGATCAAGGGCGGTCCGTTGCCGCTTCGAATCCCCAGGTAGGCCTGCTCTCCGGCGCTGAGTTCACGGCCGGAGAGAGCACAGACCGTGGTCTGCGCGAGCACCAGTGGTTGGAAGCCGACCACTCCCGCAAGCGGAGCGGACGGCGGAGTCGCAGGGGCTTCCCGCTCGGGCTCTTCGGCCCCTCGTCCGTGAGAGGCGCGCACGGGCCGCTCACCGAGCCGATCCGCCAGGCCCTGGAGTTCTCCCTCGGCTCGGTGACTCATGTTCGCAACAGCGTCCACGGCCTCCTCGAGGTAGGCGCGCACCACGTTCGAGACGGGCACCCGCATTCCCTCCGCCAGGCGTTTCAGCTCCTGGGCCAGGACCTCCGGTACCCGGGTGTGGAGCACCCGCTCCTTTCGAGCGGTCGCCCGCTCGGGTACCAGAGCCCGCGAATCCCGTTCGTCATCGGCCATGGGTTCGACTTGTAGCACGTAGTGATACGACTAGCTGTCGTGCCGATCCTGGTCGCTCGTCTCTTCCCCAAGGGTCGAGATCGCCTCCGCTGTGGCCTGGAGGCCGTCGGCCGCTACGGAAATTGCTGTTTCGCTCAGTTTCAGACCGACCTGGAGCCATGTCGCGGCGACATCCGCCATTCCGTCCGTAACGTTCTTGATCGTGTCTCGGTTCTGCTCGTTCATCTGGGTCTCCTGTGCTGGGCACGTGAGACCTATTTGTATCACGAAATGCGCTTCAATCAAGTACTTTGTGATACAAATCGATTCAGCCAGACACGAAATTCCTGAGGAGGCCAGAAGGCCAGCCACAGACACAGAGCGCTCGAAAGGCCACATGCCGAGATGACCGCATCGAGGCCGAGAACGATCCGGCCTGTCGAGGCATAGATGCAGGTAGACAGGGCTACGGCGGCCATCATGCTGAACTGGGCCAGCCCGAACCCGGCCCAGAGCAGGACCCGGTTCTGGACCTCCGGATCGGAGGCCAGGCCGAGAGCCGCCCGGCGGCGAAGTTTCGCGCGATAGTTCCAGGCTTCGCCTACAGCCCAGGCCAGCACGCACTGCGCGCCCAGCATCTCGACCCAGTATGCGACGCTCGACACGTCCCTTCCCCACCAATCGCCCCCAGCAAACATGCCGACGACCGAGGCAGCAAGGATCACGGCCAATGCCAGGGCGAGCCGCCGGGCCAATGGTTCA carries:
- a CDS encoding alpha/beta fold hydrolase; the protein is MSVLRERPGKEALSWVAQGALYGFGYIRPRSRRKPPREVDTLVFVHGLAMNRASFFPLQGYLRLMGYDAQSSRNFGIPDSIEAMAAAVGRLVERAAPEGRVTIVGHSMGGLAARWYVQRMGGDARVDRIVTLATPHRGTYLASNAPTALLNQFDPEGPFIRALNASPMPPSVELHSIVAGQDLIVIPRAAGEAPFGESVTFDDLGHMDVLLSPRVFAAVHLALRN